In Sphingomonas sp. LT1P40, the following are encoded in one genomic region:
- a CDS encoding ribbon-helix-helix domain-containing protein → MTVPVSQPPGGFAGPVKRSITIAGHATSISLEPMFWTALEDAARACDLPLSALVAEIDHLRITTPDPSNLASAIRSWLFAAATNCDKVKMIRNSVDTANDSQ, encoded by the coding sequence ATGACCGTTCCTGTTTCTCAACCCCCCGGCGGTTTTGCCGGGCCGGTAAAGCGCAGCATCACCATTGCCGGACACGCCACCTCGATCAGTTTAGAGCCGATGTTCTGGACCGCGCTGGAGGATGCGGCGCGGGCGTGTGACCTGCCGCTGAGCGCGTTGGTGGCGGAGATCGACCATTTGCGCATCACTACCCCCGACCCGTCCAATCTGGCGAGTGCGATCCGCAGCTGGCTGTTCGCGGCTGCGACAAATTGCGACAAGGTGAAAATGATTCGCAACAGCGTTGACACTGCGAACGACTCTCAATAG
- a CDS encoding tetratricopeptide repeat protein, producing the protein MPEPFTATLLGGAVLNVGCGILTNFMEPGRRAAVARVAGWWQQGKTPANHDVLRATHMAYVAAMREMAAAAIALFPEEEAPRALKALCGEGQFADFRWDGEHLPLDATMARIDALYAARTRDGEAAAWRAYNELIVADLAAWGLEIPAQMATLFVEGMHGRAPWHLTFREHFSDALKADGDRPEGERAFRILTFEALAELRADGAVVVDAVGRIEAGQAEDRTRDEAFQRRTDARSEEVLALVNELVDARRAEARAQRVDEQELIALARRVAENVSDADAALTALGPAIDSFIRIRDAAGRGTNLGELVDRALREMAEANAREDFDAGARVGADAFREWQMQQDAARQIGLRLIEANIEQARVGFDAAAAANWICERMRVEDGRQLEFSALRAEQDQWYELGLRQGLRFELDISIELADCCIAIARTSAERATGLNDKANALQTQGARTGGDAGLALLARAVAAYEDGLDVRTSDAMSTDWAMSQNNLANALQTQGERSGGEAGVALLARAVAAYEGALTIYTSETASAQWATTQNNLAAALSILGDWTGGEAGVLLLARAVAAYEDTLTVRTRDAMPVDWAMTQNNLAIALRGQGTRTGGEVGVALLARAVSAYEDALTVRTRDAMPADWAATQNNLANALSTQGEWTEGEAGVVLLARAVAAYEDALTVRTRDAMPADWAMTQNNLAMALQTQGARIGGKAGLALLVQAVAVYEDTLTVRTRDAMPVGWARTMKNLGISYLSMAALCDDPLPDLMRAEAAVMNALTIYTPEHMSHSYGTATALLFRIREQIASLNA; encoded by the coding sequence ATGCCGGAGCCGTTCACTGCAACATTGCTGGGCGGCGCGGTGCTGAATGTCGGATGCGGCATCCTGACCAATTTCATGGAGCCGGGGCGGCGGGCAGCGGTGGCCCGTGTTGCCGGGTGGTGGCAGCAAGGCAAGACACCCGCCAATCACGATGTGCTGCGCGCCACGCACATGGCCTATGTCGCGGCGATGCGCGAAATGGCGGCGGCGGCGATCGCGTTGTTTCCGGAGGAGGAAGCACCGCGAGCGTTGAAGGCGCTGTGCGGCGAGGGGCAGTTTGCCGATTTCCGCTGGGACGGCGAGCATCTGCCGCTCGACGCGACGATGGCGCGGATCGATGCGCTATATGCGGCGCGCACGCGCGACGGGGAGGCGGCGGCATGGCGTGCCTATAACGAGCTGATCGTCGCCGACCTTGCCGCATGGGGGCTGGAAATTCCCGCGCAGATGGCGACGTTGTTCGTCGAGGGCATGCACGGCCGCGCACCATGGCATCTGACGTTCCGTGAGCATTTTTCCGATGCGTTGAAGGCGGACGGGGACCGGCCCGAGGGCGAGCGGGCGTTCCGGATTCTGACGTTCGAGGCGCTGGCGGAACTGCGCGCGGACGGCGCGGTGGTGGTCGATGCGGTGGGGCGGATTGAGGCGGGACAGGCCGAGGATCGCACGCGGGATGAGGCCTTTCAGCGGCGGACGGATGCGCGCAGCGAGGAAGTGCTAGCGCTGGTGAATGAACTGGTCGACGCGCGCCGGGCCGAGGCCCGGGCGCAACGGGTGGACGAACAGGAGTTGATCGCGCTGGCCCGTCGCGTGGCCGAGAATGTGTCGGATGCCGACGCGGCATTGACGGCACTTGGCCCGGCAATCGACAGTTTCATACGCATCCGCGATGCAGCGGGACGGGGTACCAATCTGGGTGAACTGGTGGACCGTGCGCTGCGGGAAATGGCCGAAGCCAATGCGCGGGAGGATTTCGATGCGGGCGCCAGAGTGGGTGCGGATGCATTTCGAGAATGGCAGATGCAACAGGATGCCGCCCGTCAGATCGGTCTGCGCCTGATCGAGGCGAATATCGAGCAGGCCCGCGTTGGATTCGACGCGGCAGCAGCGGCGAATTGGATATGCGAGCGGATGCGGGTGGAGGATGGGCGCCAGCTTGAGTTCAGCGCGCTGCGTGCGGAACAGGATCAATGGTATGAGTTGGGCCTACGCCAAGGGCTGCGGTTTGAACTGGATATATCGATAGAGTTGGCCGATTGTTGTATCGCGATTGCTCGAACCTCGGCTGAACGCGCCACGGGATTGAACGATAAGGCGAACGCCCTCCAGACACAGGGCGCGCGGACCGGGGGCGATGCGGGGCTGGCGCTGCTAGCCCGCGCGGTCGCAGCGTATGAGGATGGACTTGACGTCCGCACAAGCGACGCCATGTCCACCGACTGGGCGATGTCGCAAAACAATCTCGCCAACGCTCTTCAGACGCAGGGCGAGCGGAGCGGGGGCGAGGCGGGGGTGGCGCTGTTAGCGCGCGCGGTTGCGGCGTATGAGGGTGCGCTGACCATTTACACAAGCGAAACCGCCTCCGCCCAATGGGCGACGACGCAGAACAATCTAGCTGCTGCACTCTCGATTCTGGGCGATTGGACCGGGGGGGAGGCGGGCGTGCTGCTGCTGGCGCGCGCGGTCGCGGCATATGAGGACACGCTGACCGTCCGCACCCGTGACGCGATGCCCGTCGACTGGGCGATGACGCAGAACAATCTTGCCATCGCGCTCCGCGGGCAGGGTACGCGGACCGGGGGGGAGGTTGGGGTGGCGCTGCTGGCGCGCGCGGTTTCGGCGTATGAAGACGCGCTGACCGTCCGCACCCGTGACGCGATGCCCGCCGACTGGGCGGCGACGCAGAACAATCTCGCCAACGCCCTCTCAACGCAGGGTGAATGGACCGAGGGAGAGGCGGGGGTGGTGCTGCTGGCGCGCGCGGTTGCGGCGTATGAAGACGCGTTGACCGTCCGCACCCGCGACGCCATGCCCGCTGACTGGGCGATGACGCAGAACAATCTTGCCATGGCGCTCCAGACACAGGGTGCGCGGATCGGGGGAAAGGCGGGGCTGGCGTTGCTGGTGCAGGCGGTCGCTGTCTATGAAGACACGCTGACCGTCCGCACCCGCGACGCCATGCCTGTTGGTTGGGCAAGGACGATGAAGAATTTGGGGATCTCGTATTTGAGTATGGCCGCCCTGTGCGACGATCCGCTGCCGGATCTCATGCGCGCGGAAGCGGCGGTCATGAACGCGCTGACTATATATACGCCCGAGCACATGTCCCATAGTTATGGCACAGCGACCGCGCTGCTCTTTCGCATCCGAGAGCAAATTGCGAGCCTTAACGCATGA
- the cobT gene encoding cobaltochelatase subunit CobT, with the protein MATDTPLDQFKSVLAGTARALSHEPEVELAFTADAPVQSGRHIKVPMPGRNLPPEQVAEARGFADGFALRMRLHNSTTHMKAAPKEAVARAVFDAVETARVEALGSRGYAGIADNLDRALEMRMRSDPINRARNRDEVPLSTAIQLLVRERLTGREAPAEAAMGLALVRDWIEDRGGADLDALALAIDDQAAFAKLVGNLLEDLELTEGELVPDESDEGGDQDEGTEEQEQDEGEDGEQDGETGDGEVEARGEQSESESEDGESEQQDGEFDDAEGEPGEDGEEGLMPVRPNRPWSELPMQFDYKAYTTAYDEVIAATDLCDEEELDRLRAYLDQQLVHLQGVVTKLANRLQRRLMAQQNRSWDFDQDEGLLDAARLARVVVNPMQSLSYKVEKDTEFKDTVVTLLIDNSGSMRGRPISIAAISADILARTLERVGVKTEILGFTTRAWKGGQSREKWLGEGRVPQPGRLNDVRHIVYKQADEPWRRAKKSLGLMMREGLLKENIDGEALLWAHSRLIARPEDRKILMVISDGAPVDDSTLSVNSGSYLERHLRQVIGWIEQKSPVGLVAIGIGHDVTRYYSRAVTIMDADQLAGTMVEQLASLFDLEG; encoded by the coding sequence ATGGCCACCGACACCCCCCTCGACCAGTTCAAGTCCGTGCTTGCGGGCACCGCGCGTGCACTCTCGCACGAGCCGGAGGTCGAACTCGCCTTTACCGCCGACGCACCGGTGCAGTCGGGGCGGCATATCAAGGTGCCGATGCCGGGGCGCAATCTGCCGCCGGAGCAGGTGGCGGAGGCGCGCGGGTTCGCCGATGGCTTTGCGCTGCGAATGCGGCTGCACAACAGCACGACGCACATGAAGGCCGCGCCGAAGGAGGCCGTGGCGCGGGCGGTGTTCGATGCGGTGGAGACGGCGCGGGTCGAGGCGCTGGGGTCGCGTGGCTATGCGGGAATCGCGGACAATCTGGACCGGGCGCTGGAGATGCGGATGCGGTCCGACCCGATCAATCGTGCGCGTAACCGGGATGAAGTGCCGTTGTCGACCGCGATCCAGCTGCTGGTGCGTGAGCGGCTGACCGGGCGAGAGGCACCTGCCGAGGCGGCGATGGGGCTGGCGCTGGTGCGCGACTGGATCGAGGATCGCGGTGGTGCCGATCTGGATGCGCTGGCGTTGGCGATCGACGATCAGGCGGCGTTCGCCAAGCTGGTCGGCAATCTGCTCGAAGATCTGGAGCTGACCGAAGGCGAATTGGTGCCAGACGAGTCGGACGAGGGTGGCGATCAGGACGAGGGCACCGAGGAGCAGGAGCAGGACGAAGGCGAGGACGGCGAGCAGGACGGCGAAACCGGCGACGGCGAGGTCGAAGCACGCGGCGAGCAGAGCGAGTCCGAAAGCGAGGACGGCGAGAGCGAGCAGCAGGACGGCGAGTTCGACGATGCCGAGGGCGAGCCGGGCGAGGATGGCGAGGAGGGGTTGATGCCCGTTCGCCCCAACCGCCCGTGGTCCGAGCTGCCGATGCAGTTCGACTATAAGGCGTACACCACGGCCTATGACGAGGTGATCGCGGCGACCGACCTGTGCGACGAGGAAGAGTTGGACCGGCTGCGCGCCTATCTCGACCAGCAGCTGGTGCATCTGCAGGGCGTGGTGACGAAGCTCGCGAACCGGTTGCAGCGGCGGTTGATGGCGCAGCAGAACCGCAGCTGGGATTTCGATCAGGACGAAGGATTGCTCGACGCCGCGCGGCTGGCGCGGGTGGTGGTCAATCCGATGCAGTCGCTGTCGTACAAGGTCGAGAAGGATACCGAGTTCAAGGACACCGTCGTCACGCTGCTGATCGACAATTCGGGGTCGATGCGCGGGCGGCCTATTTCGATCGCGGCGATCAGCGCGGATATCCTCGCGCGAACGCTGGAGCGGGTCGGGGTGAAGACCGAGATTCTGGGCTTCACCACGCGTGCGTGGAAGGGTGGCCAGAGCCGCGAGAAATGGCTGGGTGAGGGGCGGGTGCCACAGCCGGGGCGGCTGAACGATGTGCGGCACATCGTCTATAAACAGGCGGACGAGCCGTGGCGACGCGCGAAAAAATCGCTTGGCCTGATGATGCGCGAAGGGCTGCTCAAGGAGAATATCGATGGCGAGGCGCTGCTATGGGCGCATAGCCGCCTGATCGCGCGGCCCGAGGATCGCAAGATCCTGATGGTCATCAGTGACGGTGCCCCGGTCGACGATTCGACGCTGAGCGTGAACAGCGGTTCCTATCTGGAGCGGCATTTGCGGCAGGTGATCGGGTGGATCGAGCAGAAATCGCCAGTCGGTCTGGTCGCGATCGGCATCGGGCATGATGTGACGCGTTATTACAGCCGCGCCGTGACGATCATGGATGCCGATCAGTTGGCGGGGACCATGGTCGAACAGCTCGCGTCGCTGTTCGATCTGGAGGGGTAA